CATGAACAGCCCGAAGGCACCGAACACGATCGAGCCCAACCAGGCGATCACCGCCGCAGCCACCCACACGTGGGTCGGCATCTCGGCCTTGCCGTTCAGCAGGCCGGCGACGTTGACCGCCACCACCGAGAGCGCGCCCAGGCTGAGCGCGACCACGGCCTTAGTCGCGATGTGGGCCAGCGGTGAGAGGGGGGTCAGCCGCAGCTGCCGGGACCAGCCCAGGGCCCGCTCCGTGGCGACCATCGCGCCGCCACTGGTCGAGGCCAGGACCGCGCCGTAGGCCGCCATGCTGATCAGGATGTACGCCGAGACGTTGCCCGAGCCTTCGCGGTCGCCGCTGTAGGTGTCGTTCGCGCCGATGATCAGGTAGAGCGCCACCGGCATCACCAGGGTGAAGACGATGGTGCGCCGGTTGCGCAACATCCGCTTCACCTCGATCAGGAGCATGGTCGGGTTGAGCCCACCCAGCGGCGGGACCCGCCGGACGCTGGGGTCGATGGTCTGCGTGCTCATGCCGTGGCTCCTTCGTGGTCGTCGTGGTCACCGGTCAGGCTGAGGAACGCCTCCTCCAGCCCGCGGGCGGTGATCTCCAGGTCGTGCGCCGAGGTCTCGGTCAGGAGGTAGCGCGCGACGGCGTCGGTGTCGGTGGCGTGCACGTAGACCGCGTCGCCGCGAACGTCGACGCTCTCGACTCCGGCCAGCGCGGTCAGGACGGCCGGGTCCGCGTCGGGCAGGGTGGCCCGGACGGTTCGCCCGGCGGCGCGGGCCTTGATCTGGCTGCCCGTGCCGTCGGCGACGATCCGGCCGGAGCTGATCAGCACGATCCGGTCGGCGTACTGGTCGGCCTCCTCGAGGTAGTGGGTGGCGAACAGCACGGTCCGGCCCTGGGCGGCGTCGGCCCGGATGGCCGACCAGAAGGCGCGCCGCCCCTCGACGTCCATGCCGGTGGTGGGCTCGTCGA
This genomic window from Nocardioides cynanchi contains:
- a CDS encoding ABC transporter permease — encoded protein: MSTQTIDPSVRRVPPLGGLNPTMLLIEVKRMLRNRRTIVFTLVMPVALYLIIGANDTYSGDREGSGNVSAYILISMAAYGAVLASTSGGAMVATERALGWSRQLRLTPLSPLAHIATKAVVALSLGALSVVAVNVAGLLNGKAEMPTHVWVAAAVIAWLGSIVFGAFGLFMGYLLPSENVMQVLGPVMAGLAALGGLWFPIASDTVMGHISAVTPIYGLAQLARWPLYGGAPHAVWILNLVGWFALFVAGAAWRMSKDTARV